The proteins below come from a single Metarhizium brunneum chromosome 1, complete sequence genomic window:
- the vps52 gene encoding Vacuolar protein sorting-associated protein, translating to MWLDRLAGGPSGASGQSTPQAGNRSYSPLPRRTSSNLSPYLTSQRAGHSPRSSSLSLASNDSSTSLLPASRRLNGSSLRHSSTIPNLPDPVETLERLLQQPGHVENDAETQKARTSSIVEADLDLDFDFGGLGLKELASSHPPEHAMTASRQPQTVEEYHQQCAKFEDLHRSITACDDVLNSVEINLADFRNDLAAVSADIESLQERSAALNRRLENRKEVEKALGPLVEELSLSPEVISKISTGHIDESWAKMLSELDRRTAAHKMKTSSALQHSKASEELGPLLEKLTSKAIERIRDFLVAQIKALRSPHINAQIIQQQNFIRFRDLFTFLHKHHATLADEISLAYMNTMRWYYHNQFSRYERALAKIKIHILDKTDTLGHEDTTRMTAVLSSARATGPPHDVFNLGRRIDLLTTTNQAAMSSYLAEEDQATHYLEVQFRNYNLALIDNATAEYTFLATFFSPALSYSQISKTFNYIFESTFELGQTLSKTLVAETFDALGILLCIRLNQRFAFELQRRKVPVVDGYINGTNMLLWPRLQVIMDRHCESVRQLTNSLPSKPTRSAADVAKMTTAPHVVTQRFGQLLHGFLELSADAGDDEPVVASLRRLRSEIEAFLAKQSLSYGADRRKSDRFLYNNYSLIMTIIGDTSGKLATEQQGHFAKLKLAFEVDA from the exons ATGTGGCTTGATAGACTGGCTGGCGGTCCATCAGGCGCGTCAGGTCAGTCAACGCCCCAAGCTGGCAACAGGTCATACTCGCCTCTCCCACGCAGAACGTCGAGCAACCTTAGCCCGTATTTGACGTCTCAGCGGGCTGGTCATTCTCCGCGCAGCTCTTCATTGTCCCTAGCGTCCAATGATTCGTCTACATCGCTGCTCCCTGCGTCGCGACGACTGAATGGTTCTTCATTGCGACATTCATCAACCATCCCGAACCTACCAGACCCGGTAGAGACCCTCGAGaggcttcttcagcagccTGGTCATGTTGAAAACGATGCAGAGACGCAGAAGGCGAGGACAAGCTCCATTGTAGAAGCAGATCTCGACCTCGATTTTGATTTTGGCGGACTTGGATTGAAGGAGCTCGCGTCGTCACACCCTCCTGAGCATGCTATGACAGCATCGCGGCAGCCGCAAACTGTTGAAGAGT ACCATCAACAGTGTGCCAAGTTTGAAGATCTCCATAGGTCCATCACAGCTTGTGACGACGTTCTCAACTCCGTTGAAATCAACCTGGCTGATTTCCGGAATGATCTGGCCGCCGTATCCGCCGATATTGAGTCTTTACAAGAGCGATCGGCTGCATTGAATCGGCGGTTGGAGAACCGCAAGGAGGTTGAGAAGGCGCTAGGTCCGCTAGTAGAAGAGCTCAGCCTGTCACCCGAGGTAATATCAAAAATATCAACCGGTCACATCGACGAATCTTGGGCCAAGATGCTCTCAGAGTTGGACCGGAGAACAGCGGCGCATAAGATGAAGACATCCTCTGCATTGCAACACAGCAAGGCGTCTGAGGAACTAGGCCCCCTGTTAGAAAAGCTCACATCAAAG GCAATTGAGCGCATCAGGGACTTTCTTGTGGCGCAAATAAAGGCACTTCGATCACCACACATCAACGCACAAATTATCCAGCAACAAAACTTTATCCGCTTCAGGGACCTATTTACGTTTCTTCATAAGCATCATGCAACCCTCGCCGACGAAATTTCACTCGCCTACATGAACACAATGCGATGGTATTACCACAATCAATTCAGTAGATACGAGCGAGCCCTAGCGAAGATCAAGATTCATATTCTTGACAAGACAGACACTCTGGGCCATGAAGATACTACGAGAATGACGGCCGTTCTTTCGAGTGCTCGAGCAACGGGGCCTCCGCACGATGTCTTCAATCTTGGACGGCGCATAGACCTTCTTACAACAACCAATCAGGCGGCGATGTCCTCGTATCTGGCCGAAGAGGACCAGGCCACGCATTATCTGGAAGTACAGTTTCGAAACTATAATTTAGCGTTAATCGACAACGCCACAGCAGAGTACACGTTTCTAGCCACGTTTTTTTCACCAGCGTTGTCTTATTCCCAAATTTCGAAAACTTTCAATTACATATTCGAATCTACCTTTGAGCTTGGCCAGACCTTGTCAAAGACCCTGGTGGCTGAGACGTTTGACGCCTTAGGTATTTTGCTTTGTATTCGTCTAAACCAACGCTTTGCGTTTGAGCTTCAGCGACGCAAAGTACCTGTTGTGGACGGATACATCAACGGCACGAACATGCTTCTTTGGCCACGATTGCAGGTCATCATGGATCGACATTGCGAATCTGTTCGTCAATTAACAAACAGTTTACCCAGCAAACCGACCCGATCAGCGGCGGATGTGGCGAAAATGACAACAGCGCCTCATGTTGTCACTCAGCGTTTTGGTCAACTCTTGCACGGATTCCTAGAACTTAGTGCTGATGCTGGAGATGACGAGCCAGTCGTTGCTAGCTTGCGGCGATTACGCTCCGAAATCGAGGCCTTTTTGGCTAAGCAGAGCCTATCATATGGCGCTGATAGGCGTAAGAGCGATCGGTTTCTTTATAACAACTATTCCCTTATAATGACTATTATTGGGGATACATCGGGGAAGTTGGCCACGGAACAGCAGGGGCATTTTGCGAAGCTCAAACTGGCCTTTGAAGTTGACGCATAG
- the TBC1D20 gene encoding TBC1 domain family member translates to MTIGSMHSDPEPTEGPARPDGRCGRPAIRRDSQQRTTQESLEEKAEAVRDACKWKDIAKLRSLAESTGGLLTDELRRLAWPLLLGLSPDLMNDDVDASFDAQEAAADWEQLEPHRDEDQVQLDVNRSFIYYPNDKSEAQLDKCKSELLVLIVEVLRRHPYLCYFQGFHDICQVFLLVLQPGWRARVVARLSVLRIRDFMLPNLGPTTAQLRLLPDLLAKADSELRKHIATIEPFYALAGTLTMYAHNIEAYGDIARLFDVFLAREAVFPIYVFAQIVMGRRSEILDVEEPDMLQVMLAKVPPNMDLDSLITNAASLFDQFPPESLPSWRRISKSSTLKTARHIETCANQTLEDGRAFFEEQAKEVRWAEKRDRISMAIWRYRRPIRAIGMTTAVAAVAFYLRRNPSAIHYVMSLFRTLSKA, encoded by the exons ATGACCATCGGGAGCATGCATTCGGATCCAGAACCCACCGAGGGACCGGCTCGCCCTGATGGCCGATGCGGCAGGCCAGCCATCCGTCGTGACTCTCAGCAAAGAACTACACAAGAATCATTGGAAGAGAAGGCCGAGGCAGTCCGTGATGCATGCAAGTGGAAGGACATTGCGAAACTCAGGTCGCTTGCAGAGTCCACAGGCGGGCTCCTCACCGATGAGCTACGAAGATTAGCCT GGCCTCTCTTACTTGGACTCTCACCGGATCTTATGAATGATGACGTTGATGCAAGCTTCGATGCTCAAGAGGCTGCGGCCGACTGGGAACAACTAGAACCCCATCGCGATGAAGATCAAGTACAACTCGATGTCAACAGGTCCTTTATATACTACCCAAATG ACAAGTCAGAGGCACAACTTGACAAGTGCAAGTCCGAGCTTTTGGTCCTAATCGTTGAAGTACTACGCCGCCACCCGTATCTCTGCTACTTCCAGGGATTTCATGACATCTGCCAAGTATTTCTGTTAGTATTACAGCCTGGGTGGCGGGCACGCGTAGTCGCGAGGCTTTCGGTCCTCCGCATCCGAGACTTTATGCTTCCTAACTTGGGACCGACGACAGCACAATTGCGCTTGCTTCCCGACTTGCTGGCCAAAGCTGATAGCGAACTGCGCAAACATATTGCCACGATAGAACCATTCTACGCACTAGCGGGCACATTGACCATGTATGCTCACAACATTGAGGCTTATGGAGATATTGCACGGCTATTCGACGTTTTCTTGGCTAGAGAGGCTGTCTTCCCCATCTATGTGTTTGCCCAAATTGTCATGGGCCGAAGGAGCGAGATCTTGGATGTTGAAGAGCCAGACATGTTGCAGGTGATGCTCGCAAAAGTACCGCCCAACATGGACTTAGATTCCCTGATAACAAACGCCGCCAGCCTGTTCGATCAGTTTCCACCCGAGTCCTTACCTTCATGGCGGCGAATATCGAAATCGAGCACTCTGAAGACTGCTCGACACATCGAGACATGTGCAAATCAAACCCTTGAGGATGGTCGTGCGTTCTTCGAAGAACAGGCCAAGGAAGTCCGATGGGCGGAGAAACGGGATAGGATTTCGATGGCAATCTGGAGATACCGCCGGCCCATCAGAGCCATTGGTATGACCACAGCtgtcgccgccgttgctTTTTATCTGCGGAGAAATCCATCTGCAATTCACTATGTCATGTCTCTTTTTCGCACATTGAGTAAAGCTTAA
- the ANB1 gene encoding Eukaryotic translation initiation factor, translating to MADEHDLEFESADAGASTTYPRQCSALRKGGFVVIKGRPCKIVEMSTSKTGKHGHAKVHLVATDIFTGKKYEDLSPSTHNMDVPVVNRKEYQLVDISDDGYLSLMDDSGNLKNDVKKPDDLDLVKKLDALFPTPETETNKQKDTNVIILTAMGEEACIDAKEAPKGT from the exons atggctgaCGAG CACGATCTTGAATTCGAGTCCGCCGACGCCGGTGCGTCCACGACCTACCCCCGCCAGTGCTCTGCTCTACGCAAGGGCGGTTTCGTCGTTATCAAGGGACGCCCTTGCAAGATTGTAGAAATGTCTACCTCCAAGACTGGCAAGCACGGTCACGCCAAGGTCCACTTGGTTGCCACCGATATCTTCACGGGCAAGAAATACGAAGATTTGTCTCCATCCACCCACAACATGGATGTGCCTGTCGTCAACCGAAAAGAGTACCAGCTG GTCGACATCTCCGACGACGGTTACCTCTCCCTCATGGATGACAGTGGCAATCTGAAGAACGATGTCAAGAAGCCTGATGATTTGGACCTTGTCAAGAAGCTCGATGCGCTCTTCCCCACCCCCGAAACCGAAACCAACAAACAGAAGGATACCA ACGTTATCATCCTTACTGCCATGGGTGAGGAGGCTTGCATTGACGCTAAGGAGGCTCCCAAGGGCACCTAA